A DNA window from Cystobacter fuscus DSM 2262 contains the following coding sequences:
- a CDS encoding ATP-binding protein, with product MTQPGLAAAPDSEKTSRASLMDWLSGGGVMGELIRSMDWSATPLGPVESWPQSLRTTVSLCLSSTFPILIAWGPERVQIYNDAYRPICGAKHPQSMGQRFNECWASALPAVGGVVDRAQAGTGSYLENLPMILDRHGYLEEAFMTFSFSPIRDESGNVGGLFHPITETTDKMLSARRTQALQHLAARLGDVKSLAEVGERLSQAAGESVLDLPFLLYYQFDETGRHARLLGGTGLAQDSVARPAELDLGGPDEPCWPLARVLESRRMEPVDLRGRFGAWSCEPYEEPPHQALLIPLQPVGAASPTGCLVAGVSVRRALDESYRAFYELLGSTVTTALTNVRAYEEEQKRAAALAEIDRAKTAFFSNVSHEFRTPLTLMLGPLEDSLADLTEPLSAGQRQRQQLIHRNGLRLLKLVNSLLDFSRIEAGRVQASYRPTDLSQLTVDLASAFESAMAQAGLTYLVTAPALPEPVYVDTDFWEKIVLNLISNAFKFTLKGSVEVWLTPLEGRVRLTVRDTGTGIPEAEMPRLFERFHRVETTRGRTYEGTGIGLALVQELVRLQGGSLRAESVEGLGSAFHVELPFGHAHLDPARIDSREKPLGSQSLSSAFAEEALRWLPDAVESPAAPAPVTTAEPAAPPSRDEGFQFPSRPRILIADDNADMRGYIKSLLQRSSEVRTVEDGEAAYALMPQWMPDLVLSDVMMPRLDGFGLLRKLREDARTRSVPLILLSARAGTEARIEGLQAGADDYLVKPFNAPELLARVESAVRLARERTERERAAGDRVKLEQQLIGIVSHDLRSPISAILMSTQLMLRRMDLDEKTAKMAARIQTSAERANRMIRDLLDFTQARLGGGLRIERAPAALHDIVWHAVEEVKLAHSGREFLLDMDDMPTGEWDADRLSQVIINLVSNAVKYSPAPSPVHIQVRKRPHQALVEVHNGGEPISPALLPLLFEPLQRGGQGVDKAGRSIGLGLYIVDQIVRAHGGSVSVQSTVQSGTTFSVHLPLQV from the coding sequence ATGACGCAACCCGGCCTCGCGGCGGCCCCGGACAGCGAGAAGACCTCGCGCGCCTCCCTCATGGACTGGCTGTCGGGCGGAGGGGTGATGGGCGAACTCATCCGGTCCATGGACTGGTCCGCCACGCCCCTGGGTCCCGTCGAGTCCTGGCCCCAGAGCTTGCGCACCACCGTCAGCCTCTGCCTGTCCTCCACCTTCCCCATCCTGATCGCCTGGGGCCCCGAGCGCGTGCAGATCTACAACGACGCCTACCGCCCCATCTGCGGCGCCAAACACCCCCAATCCATGGGGCAGCGCTTCAACGAGTGCTGGGCCTCGGCGCTCCCCGCGGTCGGCGGCGTGGTCGACCGAGCCCAGGCGGGCACCGGCTCGTACCTCGAGAACCTGCCCATGATCCTCGACCGGCACGGCTACCTGGAGGAGGCGTTCATGACCTTCTCCTTCAGCCCCATCCGCGATGAGTCGGGCAACGTCGGCGGCCTCTTCCACCCCATCACCGAGACCACCGACAAGATGCTCAGCGCCCGGAGGACCCAGGCGCTGCAACACCTCGCCGCGCGGCTCGGCGACGTGAAGTCCCTGGCCGAGGTGGGCGAGCGGCTGAGCCAGGCCGCCGGGGAGTCCGTGCTCGATCTGCCCTTCCTGCTCTACTACCAGTTCGACGAGACCGGCCGGCATGCCCGGCTGCTCGGAGGCACGGGGCTCGCGCAGGACAGCGTGGCCCGGCCGGCCGAGCTCGATCTCGGGGGCCCGGACGAGCCGTGCTGGCCGCTGGCCCGGGTGCTGGAGTCACGGAGGATGGAGCCGGTGGACTTGCGCGGCCGGTTCGGCGCCTGGAGCTGCGAGCCCTACGAGGAGCCTCCCCACCAGGCGCTGCTCATTCCCCTGCAGCCGGTGGGCGCGGCCTCCCCCACCGGGTGCCTGGTGGCGGGCGTCAGCGTGCGGCGCGCCCTGGACGAGAGCTACCGGGCCTTCTACGAGCTGCTGGGCAGCACCGTGACGACCGCCCTCACCAACGTCCGGGCCTATGAGGAGGAGCAGAAGCGCGCCGCGGCCCTCGCGGAAATCGATCGCGCCAAGACGGCCTTCTTCTCCAACGTGTCCCACGAGTTCCGCACGCCCCTGACCCTGATGCTGGGGCCGCTGGAGGACTCGCTGGCGGATCTCACGGAGCCGCTGTCCGCCGGGCAGCGCCAGCGACAGCAGCTCATCCACCGCAACGGCCTGCGGCTGCTCAAGCTCGTCAACTCCCTGCTGGACTTCTCCCGCATCGAGGCGGGCCGGGTCCAGGCCAGCTACCGGCCCACCGATCTGTCCCAGCTCACCGTGGACCTGGCGAGTGCCTTCGAGTCGGCGATGGCCCAGGCGGGACTCACGTACCTCGTCACGGCGCCCGCCCTCCCCGAGCCCGTCTACGTGGACACCGACTTCTGGGAGAAGATCGTCCTCAACCTCATCTCCAACGCCTTCAAGTTCACCCTGAAGGGCAGCGTCGAGGTGTGGCTCACCCCGCTCGAGGGCCGGGTTCGGCTGACGGTGCGGGATACCGGAACCGGCATCCCCGAGGCCGAGATGCCCCGGCTGTTCGAGCGCTTCCACCGCGTGGAGACCACCCGGGGCCGCACCTACGAGGGCACGGGCATCGGGCTCGCGCTGGTGCAGGAGTTGGTGAGATTGCAGGGCGGCTCGCTGCGCGCGGAGAGCGTGGAGGGACTGGGCAGCGCGTTCCATGTCGAGCTGCCCTTCGGCCATGCCCACCTGGATCCCGCCCGCATCGACTCGCGCGAGAAACCCCTGGGCTCGCAGTCCTTGAGTTCCGCCTTCGCCGAGGAGGCGCTGCGCTGGTTGCCCGACGCGGTGGAAAGCCCCGCCGCCCCGGCGCCCGTCACCACGGCCGAGCCCGCCGCCCCGCCATCCAGGGACGAGGGATTCCAGTTCCCCTCGAGACCAAGGATCCTCATCGCCGACGACAACGCGGACATGCGCGGCTACATCAAATCCCTGCTCCAGCGCTCCAGCGAGGTGCGCACGGTGGAGGATGGAGAGGCGGCGTACGCCCTCATGCCGCAGTGGATGCCGGACCTGGTGCTCAGTGACGTGATGATGCCGAGGCTCGACGGCTTCGGCCTGCTGCGCAAGCTCCGGGAGGATGCCCGCACCCGCTCCGTGCCCCTCATCCTGTTGTCGGCGCGCGCGGGAACCGAGGCCCGCATCGAGGGGCTCCAGGCCGGCGCGGACGACTACCTCGTCAAGCCCTTCAACGCCCCCGAGCTGCTCGCCCGCGTCGAGAGCGCCGTGCGGCTGGCCCGCGAGCGCACCGAGCGCGAGCGCGCGGCCGGGGATCGGGTCAAGCTCGAGCAGCAGCTCATCGGCATCGTCAGCCACGATCTGCGCAGTCCCATCTCGGCCATCCTCATGTCGACGCAGTTGATGCTGCGCCGCATGGACCTGGACGAGAAGACGGCGAAGATGGCCGCGCGCATCCAGACCAGCGCGGAGCGCGCCAACCGGATGATCCGCGACCTGCTCGACTTCACCCAGGCGCGGCTGGGCGGGGGCCTGCGCATCGAGCGCGCTCCCGCGGCGCTCCATGACATCGTCTGGCACGCCGTGGAGGAGGTGAAGCTCGCGCATTCGGGGCGCGAGTTCCTCCTCGACATGGACGACATGCCCACCGGCGAGTGGGACGCGGACCGACTCTCCCAGGTGATCATCAACCTCGTGAGCAACGCGGTGAAGTACAGCCCCGCCCCCAGCCCCGTCCACATCCAGGTCCGCAAGCGGCCCCACCAGGCCCTGGTCGAGGTGCACAACGGGGGCGAGCCTATCTCCCCGGCCCTGCTCCCCCTGCTCTTCGAGCCCTTGCAGCGCGGCGGGCAGGGCGTGGACAAGGCGGGCCGGAGCATCGGCCTGGGGCTCTACATCGTGGATCAGATCGTCCGCGCGCATGGCGGCTCGGTCAGCGTCCAATCGACGGTCCAGAGCGGCACGACCTTCTCCGTCCACCTGCCCCTCCAGGTTTGA
- a CDS encoding ATP-binding protein encodes MGDSLRAELAGPRGRVLVIGARKANEVLLAHLSHAGFQWVITEDLGELPHLAESSRPDAVLVSATGKRATEALEAIRRDARLRELRVLADLTRTRSEVLRKLPADDWVRTLEELTTRLDTALRERRLMARTRNRMERLLEITQVATSSLELEDILRLVVEKVGAVINADRCSVVLVEDSNSRTASVVATMEDPGLSLDVDLARYPELRRALETRQQVLVEEAQRDPLMAEVHPAMASLGVRSILVQPLVCQDELLGALFLRISHGTEGFNRDEQEFAQAVGAALANCIRNARLHTSLKKKRDELELAYVERYRELSDANRRLKDLNRLKDEIIAVCSHDLRAPLQVLLGHGRLLLEGELDEMQKQSAEAMIRQGRKILGLVESLLERGKGDVARLSIEPRVLDISVLCRESVSELGILSKERGVALKAEAPERMMLIGDELKLHEVLQNLITNAIHHAKDAGQVVVRASRLVRPDGDVARIVVQDDGKGIPPEELPLVFDRYRSGAKAGGGTGLGLAICKEFVELHGGEIWAEAPPEGGAAFIFTLPLAHEIQRAVQNLPNKETTEQPRVLVVEDEPEIAAVLVEVLRSRYRVDVARDGAEGLARARSSRPDLVVMDVFLPKLDGLDAAVALKSSSDTAGIPVILLSAHQGVADKVRALNLGAVDYMSKPFNAMELLVRTERALKLRKEESELERAAPSTRRSGNDVVTGLYDRRGLLLRLDHEVGRGRRYSRPVSLAVLRPDRPVANESLVGVPPVIRARLRTQDILGHMGDGVLAIILPECNVEAARNAIGRLLPDVEKQTRMEYRSAVADVSHDSEPVERILERLGAPAPVPRL; translated from the coding sequence ATGGGGGATTCCTTGAGAGCGGAACTGGCGGGGCCTCGTGGCCGCGTCCTGGTGATTGGAGCACGAAAGGCCAACGAGGTCCTGCTCGCGCATTTGTCGCATGCGGGCTTCCAGTGGGTCATCACCGAGGACCTGGGCGAGTTGCCGCACCTGGCCGAGTCGTCGCGGCCGGACGCCGTGCTCGTGTCCGCCACGGGCAAGCGCGCCACCGAGGCGCTCGAGGCCATCCGCCGGGATGCCCGGCTGCGCGAGCTGAGGGTGCTGGCGGATCTCACCCGGACGCGCTCGGAGGTGCTGCGCAAGCTGCCTGCGGATGACTGGGTGCGCACCCTGGAGGAGCTCACCACGCGGTTGGACACGGCCTTGCGCGAGCGGCGGCTCATGGCGCGCACGCGCAACCGCATGGAGCGGCTCTTGGAGATCACCCAGGTGGCCACCAGCTCGCTGGAGCTGGAGGACATCCTGCGCCTGGTGGTGGAGAAGGTGGGCGCGGTCATCAACGCGGACCGCTGCTCGGTGGTGCTGGTGGAGGACAGCAACTCGCGCACCGCGAGCGTGGTGGCCACCATGGAGGACCCGGGCCTGTCGCTGGACGTGGACCTGGCGCGCTACCCCGAGCTGCGCCGGGCGCTGGAGACGCGGCAGCAGGTGTTGGTGGAGGAGGCCCAGCGAGATCCGCTCATGGCCGAGGTGCACCCCGCCATGGCGTCGCTCGGCGTGCGCTCCATCCTCGTGCAGCCGCTGGTGTGCCAGGACGAGCTGCTCGGAGCGCTCTTCCTGCGCATCTCCCACGGCACCGAGGGCTTCAACCGCGACGAGCAGGAGTTCGCCCAGGCGGTGGGCGCGGCGCTGGCCAACTGCATCCGCAACGCGCGCCTGCACACCAGCCTCAAGAAGAAGCGCGACGAGCTGGAGCTCGCCTACGTGGAGCGCTACCGCGAGCTGTCGGACGCCAACCGCCGCCTCAAGGACTTGAACCGGCTCAAGGACGAGATCATCGCGGTGTGCAGCCATGACCTGCGCGCGCCGCTGCAGGTGCTGCTGGGCCATGGGCGGTTGTTGCTCGAGGGCGAGCTGGACGAGATGCAGAAGCAGTCCGCCGAGGCGATGATCCGCCAGGGCCGGAAGATCCTCGGGCTGGTGGAGTCGCTGCTGGAGCGGGGCAAGGGGGACGTGGCGCGCCTGTCCATCGAGCCGCGCGTGCTGGACATCTCGGTGCTCTGCCGCGAGAGCGTGAGCGAGCTGGGCATCCTCTCCAAGGAGCGGGGCGTCGCGCTGAAGGCCGAGGCGCCCGAGCGCATGATGCTCATCGGCGATGAGCTCAAGCTGCACGAGGTGTTGCAGAACCTCATCACCAACGCCATCCACCACGCCAAGGACGCGGGGCAGGTGGTGGTGCGCGCCTCGCGGCTGGTGCGCCCGGACGGGGACGTGGCGCGCATCGTGGTGCAGGACGATGGCAAGGGCATTCCTCCCGAGGAGCTGCCGCTCGTCTTCGATCGCTACCGCAGCGGAGCCAAGGCGGGCGGTGGCACGGGGCTGGGGCTGGCCATCTGCAAGGAGTTCGTGGAGCTGCACGGCGGGGAGATCTGGGCCGAGGCCCCGCCCGAGGGTGGCGCCGCGTTCATCTTCACGCTGCCCCTGGCGCATGAAATCCAGCGCGCCGTGCAGAACCTGCCCAACAAGGAGACGACCGAGCAGCCGCGTGTCCTGGTGGTGGAGGACGAGCCGGAGATCGCCGCGGTGCTGGTGGAGGTGCTGCGCTCGCGCTACCGCGTGGACGTGGCGCGCGATGGCGCCGAGGGTCTGGCGCGGGCGCGCTCGTCCAGGCCGGACCTGGTGGTGATGGACGTCTTCCTGCCCAAGCTGGACGGGCTGGACGCGGCCGTGGCGCTCAAGTCCTCCTCGGACACGGCGGGCATTCCCGTCATCCTCCTGTCGGCCCATCAGGGCGTGGCCGACAAGGTGCGCGCGCTCAACCTCGGCGCGGTGGACTACATGAGCAAGCCCTTCAACGCGATGGAGCTGCTCGTGCGCACCGAGCGCGCCCTCAAGCTGCGCAAGGAGGAGAGCGAGCTGGAGCGCGCCGCCCCGAGCACGCGCCGCAGCGGCAATGATGTCGTCACCGGGCTCTATGACCGGCGCGGTCTGCTCCTGCGCCTGGATCACGAGGTGGGCCGGGGCCGGCGCTACAGCCGGCCGGTGAGCCTCGCGGTGCTCCGTCCGGACCGCCCCGTCGCCAACGAGTCGTTGGTGGGGGTGCCCCCGGTGATTCGCGCCCGGCTGCGCACCCAGGACATCCTCGGCCACATGGGGGATGGGGTGCTCGCCATCATCCTGCCGGAGTGCAATGTTGAAGCGGCACGCAATGCCATCGGCCGCCTGCTGCCCGATGTCGAGAAACAGACGCGGATGGAATACCGCTCGGCGGTGGCGGACGTGAGCCACGACAGCGAGCCGGTGGAGCGCATCCTGGAGCGGCTGGGGGCGCCGGCCCCGGTTCCCCGGTTGTAG
- a CDS encoding tetratricopeptide repeat protein has protein sequence MRLPRNAARAVPLLLLLGWGAAAAPVAARRPKVDRSAMREATSPTSPAVGSASSASYAHALKAKLLHLEGRHQGAADELRLALATDEANPYLLTRLGEEYLLLGELERAERESRRAVELQPRYYEARLMLARVLKEARKPQLAQQHLRRAIRLKPREPEAYLQLAQLHLEARAHDKAVKAVEALAAALPGEVSGYRRLGMALAERGDAVRAERMLKRALERDPGDLEALITLARLNEKAGRLAAAEEYLARALERDPDNAAMLEGAGRLALRLGSSVRARAYFDRLLADAGDPELTVQVALLFLSARDNPSALEVLDAARGGRGASPRVSFYAGLVHERLRHFEQAAAAYAEVPDGSVLAADARSRRALCLSQAGRHAEALALLAEALEENPEDTGLRIQQARAVERGGEPERAVALLREALGRKRTPELLEAFASTLKRQGRPGEALAALREAISQAPEDAAPRYVLATVLLDMGDVPGALYSMRGVLRLEPDHAAAMNFIGYLLAQHGRDFAEAERLVRRALALRPDTGSFLDSLGWIHYQRGDYPSAVRTLARAAELEPEEPVILEHLGDAYQRVARPEAAAEAWKRALDVLERMPEAADPADQRALIERKLKLLSTGAAGR, from the coding sequence GTGCGCCTCCCGCGAAACGCTGCCCGCGCCGTGCCGTTGCTGCTCCTCCTCGGGTGGGGGGCGGCCGCGGCGCCCGTTGCCGCCCGTCGGCCGAAGGTGGATCGCTCGGCCATGCGCGAGGCCACGTCCCCGACGTCCCCCGCGGTCGGCTCCGCGTCGTCCGCCAGCTATGCGCATGCCTTGAAGGCGAAGCTGCTGCACCTGGAGGGTCGGCATCAGGGCGCGGCGGACGAGCTGCGGCTGGCGCTGGCCACCGACGAGGCCAACCCCTATCTGCTCACGCGCCTGGGTGAGGAGTACCTGCTCCTGGGAGAGCTGGAGCGGGCGGAGCGGGAGTCGCGGCGCGCGGTGGAGCTCCAGCCCCGCTACTACGAGGCGCGGCTGATGCTGGCGCGCGTGCTGAAGGAGGCGCGCAAGCCCCAACTCGCCCAGCAACACCTGCGCCGCGCCATCCGGCTCAAGCCCCGCGAACCGGAGGCCTACCTGCAACTGGCGCAGCTCCATCTGGAGGCACGGGCCCACGACAAGGCGGTGAAGGCGGTGGAGGCGCTGGCGGCGGCGCTTCCCGGCGAGGTCTCCGGCTACCGGCGGCTGGGGATGGCCCTGGCCGAACGGGGAGATGCCGTGCGCGCCGAGCGGATGCTCAAGCGGGCGCTGGAGCGCGACCCGGGCGACCTGGAGGCGTTGATCACGCTCGCGCGGCTCAACGAGAAGGCCGGGCGCCTGGCGGCGGCGGAGGAGTATCTGGCGCGGGCGCTGGAGCGCGACCCGGACAACGCGGCGATGTTGGAGGGAGCGGGGCGGCTCGCCCTGCGGCTCGGCTCGTCGGTGCGGGCCCGGGCGTATTTCGATCGGCTGCTGGCGGACGCGGGGGATCCGGAGCTCACCGTGCAGGTGGCGCTGCTGTTCCTGTCCGCGCGGGACAACCCCTCGGCGCTGGAGGTGCTGGACGCGGCGCGTGGGGGCCGGGGCGCCTCGCCGCGCGTGTCCTTCTACGCGGGCCTGGTGCACGAGCGCTTGCGTCACTTCGAGCAGGCGGCGGCCGCCTATGCCGAGGTGCCCGATGGCTCGGTGCTGGCGGCCGATGCGCGCTCGCGCCGCGCCCTCTGCCTGTCCCAGGCGGGACGGCACGCGGAGGCGCTGGCCCTGCTCGCCGAAGCGCTCGAGGAGAATCCCGAGGACACGGGCCTGCGCATCCAGCAGGCCCGGGCCGTGGAGCGCGGTGGGGAGCCGGAGCGCGCGGTGGCCCTGTTGCGCGAGGCGCTCGGACGCAAGCGGACACCGGAGTTGCTGGAGGCGTTCGCCTCGACCCTCAAGCGCCAGGGCCGCCCCGGCGAGGCGCTGGCCGCGCTGCGCGAGGCGATCTCCCAGGCCCCGGAGGACGCGGCGCCGCGCTACGTGCTGGCCACGGTGTTGCTGGACATGGGGGACGTACCGGGCGCCCTGTACTCGATGCGCGGCGTGCTGCGGTTGGAGCCGGACCACGCGGCGGCCATGAACTTCATCGGCTATCTGCTCGCGCAACACGGCCGGGACTTCGCCGAGGCGGAGCGGCTGGTGCGGCGCGCCTTGGCGTTGCGTCCGGACACGGGCTCGTTCCTCGACTCGCTGGGGTGGATCCACTACCAGCGTGGCGACTACCCGAGCGCGGTGCGGACCCTGGCGCGCGCGGCGGAGCTGGAGCCCGAGGAGCCCGTCATCCTCGAGCACCTGGGGGATGCCTACCAGCGGGTGGCGCGTCCGGAGGCGGCGGCGGAGGCCTGGAAGCGGGCATTGGATGTGCTGGAGCGGATGCCGGAGGCCGCCGACCCCGCGGATCAACGCGCGCTCATCGAGCGGAAGCTGAAGTTGCTATCCACTGGTGCGGCGGGTCGCTAA